One genomic region from Mycobacterium basiliense encodes:
- a CDS encoding FUSC family protein — protein sequence MTTSLLTRVADGGLAAVHRLRAVVWPITQTSVAAGLAWYLAHDVLDHPQPFFAPISAVVCMSATNVLRARRAAQMIVGVALGIVVGAAVHVVLGTGPLAMAVAVFVALCVAVLGALGFIGQGLMFVNQTAVSSVLVLVFASTGGVVGERLFDALIGGGLAFVFAILLFPADPARILADARVSVLAALHDTLVEVTNIVDDPARVAPDWPLAAFDRLHAELGGLLEARATAVVVVRIAPRRWASRNSILDVEQQSARLGMLVSGVLELARDVTRTFDRAVQRPVRIALDELAKAMSVAHRDPATATACAAAARAQALEVGTSARDRAEVVLADILCACADDLQQVIDLPGLGG from the coding sequence ATGACGACTTCGCTGCTTACCCGGGTGGCTGATGGGGGCCTGGCGGCCGTCCATCGGCTGCGGGCCGTGGTGTGGCCGATCACCCAGACGTCGGTGGCCGCTGGCCTTGCCTGGTATCTGGCCCACGATGTGCTGGACCACCCGCAGCCGTTCTTCGCGCCGATCTCGGCCGTGGTGTGCATGTCGGCGACCAACGTGCTGCGCGCCCGCCGCGCCGCGCAGATGATCGTCGGGGTGGCGCTGGGCATCGTGGTGGGTGCCGCCGTGCACGTTGTTCTCGGGACCGGACCGCTCGCCATGGCGGTTGCGGTGTTCGTCGCGCTGTGCGTGGCGGTTTTGGGCGCGCTGGGCTTCATCGGCCAAGGCCTGATGTTCGTCAATCAGACCGCTGTCTCGTCGGTTTTGGTCCTGGTGTTTGCTTCCACCGGCGGTGTGGTGGGGGAGCGTCTCTTCGATGCGCTCATCGGTGGCGGTCTGGCCTTCGTGTTCGCCATCCTGTTGTTTCCGGCCGACCCCGCGCGGATCCTCGCCGATGCGCGCGTCAGCGTGTTGGCGGCGTTGCACGACACCCTCGTGGAGGTGACGAACATCGTGGACGATCCGGCCCGCGTCGCTCCGGACTGGCCGCTGGCGGCCTTTGATCGGCTGCACGCCGAGCTGGGCGGCCTGCTCGAGGCCCGGGCAACGGCGGTGGTGGTGGTGCGCATCGCGCCCCGCCGCTGGGCGTCACGCAACTCCATTCTCGACGTCGAGCAACAGTCGGCGCGGTTGGGGATGTTGGTCAGCGGCGTGCTGGAGCTGGCGCGCGACGTCACCCGGACTTTTGACCGAGCGGTGCAGCGGCCCGTGCGCATCGCACTTGACGAACTCGCGAAGGCGATGTCCGTCGCCCACCGGGACCCGGCAACGGCCACCGCATGCGCTGCCGCCGCCCGTGCCCAGGCGTTGGAAGTGGGGACATCGGCTCGTGACAGGGCCGAGGTGGTGCTGGCCGACATCCTCTGTGCCTGCGCCGACGACCTGCAACAAGTGATCGACCTGCCCGGCCTAGGCGGCTAG
- a CDS encoding MmcQ/YjbR family DNA-binding protein, translated as MATWNDVTRIVGGLPLSAEPSPHNWRVGKKPMAWERPLRKSDVAALTRAGVEPPAGDILGVRVADEGIKFALIADEPTVYFTTPHFDGYPAVLVRLAEIELTDLEDLITEAWLTQAPKKAVKEFLAKSI; from the coding sequence GTGGCTACCTGGAATGATGTCACCCGCATCGTGGGTGGGCTGCCGTTGAGCGCCGAGCCGTCCCCACACAACTGGCGGGTCGGCAAGAAACCGATGGCGTGGGAACGACCGCTACGAAAGTCCGACGTGGCAGCACTGACGCGCGCCGGTGTCGAGCCACCGGCGGGCGATATCCTCGGCGTCCGGGTCGCCGATGAGGGCATCAAGTTCGCCCTGATCGCCGACGAGCCGACGGTCTACTTCACCACGCCACACTTCGACGGCTATCCGGCAGTGCTGGTCAGATTGGCCGAGATCGAGTTAACCGATTTGGAAGACCTGATCACCGAGGCCTGGCTGACTCAGGCGCCAAAAAAGGCCGTCAAGGAGTTCCTGGCGAAGTCGATTTGA
- a CDS encoding FUSC family protein produces the protein MLTSTLSRTRDGSRTALRRLRGVLFPIAETATAAGLAWYLAHDVIGHQQPFFAPIAAAVCLSASDVLRTQRAVQMIIGVTFGIGLGAAVQTVLGTGAIAIAVAVFISLCCAVLIASGYIAQGLMFFNQVTVSATLVISVSRSADVVERLEDTLLGGGLAIVFAALLFPGNPLKVLRHARANVLAAVRDLLVDTADVIGGRATAADWPLRDVDRVHGQLGALIQARVSARQTLLAPRRWGVRASARRAEQQTVRVGLFAESALHLSRVATAVREVGGRLPPPVPAAIADLAAAATVAETDLSASAAHIAAARACAAALDAAASSKTDWQLASAVQACVDDLQQAIDLEPCPPSGCVWRCGKQAP, from the coding sequence CTGCTTACCAGCACCCTTTCCAGAACCAGGGACGGCAGTCGCACGGCGCTGCGGCGCCTGCGCGGGGTGCTCTTTCCGATCGCCGAGACAGCAACGGCCGCGGGACTGGCCTGGTACCTCGCACACGATGTGATCGGCCATCAGCAGCCGTTCTTCGCGCCGATCGCCGCGGCGGTCTGCCTGTCGGCCAGCGACGTCCTGCGCACGCAACGCGCCGTGCAGATGATCATCGGGGTCACGTTCGGCATCGGGTTGGGCGCGGCGGTGCAAACGGTTCTCGGTACCGGAGCGATCGCCATTGCGGTCGCGGTGTTCATTTCGCTGTGCTGTGCGGTGCTGATCGCCAGCGGTTATATCGCGCAGGGATTGATGTTCTTCAACCAGGTCACCGTCTCTGCGACGCTGGTCATTTCGGTATCGCGCAGCGCCGACGTCGTCGAGCGCCTCGAAGACACCCTCCTCGGCGGAGGCCTGGCCATCGTGTTCGCCGCGTTGCTCTTCCCGGGAAATCCGTTGAAAGTGCTCCGCCACGCCCGTGCCAACGTGTTGGCGGCCGTGCGTGACCTCCTGGTCGATACCGCGGACGTGATCGGTGGCCGCGCCACGGCCGCCGATTGGCCGCTACGCGACGTCGACCGAGTGCACGGACAACTGGGGGCGCTCATCCAGGCCCGAGTCTCCGCCCGGCAGACGTTGCTGGCTCCGCGCAGATGGGGTGTGCGCGCCAGTGCCCGACGCGCCGAGCAGCAGACCGTGCGCGTCGGGCTGTTCGCCGAGTCGGCCTTGCACCTGTCGCGTGTCGCGACCGCTGTCCGCGAGGTCGGTGGTCGGCTTCCGCCACCCGTGCCCGCAGCCATCGCGGACCTCGCCGCTGCGGCGACCGTTGCCGAAACGGACCTCTCAGCATCGGCCGCGCACATCGCGGCCGCGCGCGCCTGCGCAGCGGCGTTGGATGCGGCCGCCAGTAGCAAAACGGATTGGCAGCTGGCCAGCGCCGTGCAGGCCTGCGTCGATGACTTGCAACAGGCCATCGATCTCGAGCCGTGCCCGCCGAGCGGTTGCGTTTGGCGGTGCGGTAAGCAGGCCCCATGA
- a CDS encoding transglutaminase family protein produces the protein MFGSAAARRYRVTHRTEYRYSDIVTSSYGRAFLTPRDSLRQHCVAHRLTVDPTPTDSSTSPDSYGNIRSYFHVTEPHRALSITSESIVDVAPPDPRLYTSGPALKPWEEARPSGRKGALEVDFALDLNPAEITDEVREYAAPSFVPERPLVEVLRDLTTRIYTDFTYCSGSTTVSTRVTEVLSAREGVCQDFARLAIACLRAHGLAACYVSGYLATDPPPGKDRMIGIDATHAWASVWTPQQPGQFEWLGLDPTNDQFVDERYIVVGRGRDYADVPPLRGIIYTNSENSVIDVGVDVVPFESDVLDA, from the coding sequence TTGTTCGGCTCCGCGGCTGCCAGGCGCTATCGAGTCACCCACCGCACGGAGTACCGCTACTCCGATATCGTGACCAGCTCTTACGGGCGAGCGTTCCTCACTCCCCGCGACTCGCTGCGCCAGCATTGTGTCGCTCACCGGCTGACCGTCGATCCGACCCCGACCGATAGCTCCACCAGCCCCGACTCCTACGGCAATATCAGGTCCTATTTCCACGTCACCGAACCGCACCGCGCCCTGAGCATCACCAGCGAATCCATCGTCGACGTGGCACCACCGGATCCGCGGCTGTACACCAGCGGGCCGGCGCTGAAACCGTGGGAGGAGGCCCGACCCAGCGGGCGTAAGGGTGCTCTCGAGGTCGACTTCGCGCTGGACCTGAACCCGGCGGAAATCACCGATGAGGTGCGCGAATACGCGGCTCCCAGCTTTGTGCCCGAACGGCCGCTGGTCGAGGTGCTCCGCGATCTCACGACACGGATCTATACCGACTTCACCTACTGTTCGGGCTCCACCACCGTTTCCACCAGGGTTACCGAGGTTCTTTCGGCCCGGGAAGGGGTATGCCAAGACTTTGCGAGGCTGGCGATCGCCTGCCTGCGCGCCCACGGTCTGGCGGCCTGCTACGTGTCCGGGTATCTGGCCACCGACCCACCGCCTGGAAAGGATCGGATGATCGGTATTGACGCAACCCATGCCTGGGCATCGGTGTGGACTCCCCAGCAACCGGGACAGTTTGAATGGTTGGGCCTCGACCCCACCAATGACCAGTTCGTCGACGAGCGCTACATCGTGGTGGGGCGCGGCCGCGACTATGCCGATGTGCCGCCGTTGCGTGGCATCATCTACACCAACTCGGAGAATAGCGTCATCGACGTCGGTGTCGACGTCGTGCCCTTCGAAAGCGATGTGCTGGATGCGTGA